One Setaria viridis chromosome 7, Setaria_viridis_v4.0, whole genome shotgun sequence genomic region harbors:
- the LOC140223479 gene encoding uncharacterized protein, which translates to MFKNTAKELQSWSQRNVGQIKLQLLVAKTVVHWLDKAQEERQLTMEEHQLRKELKLKSLGLSSLERTMIRLRSRISYLRDGDANTHLFHMQAGHRAKKKFITRLQHGEHTAVTHEDKETMLFQHFNSILSTASDRTELIDLAALNIQPVDLHQLDCPFSEAEVWGTLRSLPNDKAPGPDGFTVEFYRVAWPVIKEAIMAAFNAFYRNSCAHLRRLNGNGIQYKVA; encoded by the exons ATGTTCAAGAACACCGCCAAGGAGCTTCAGAGCTGGAGCCAACGGAATGTTGGACAGATCAAGCTCCAATTGCTCGTGGCCAAAACAGTTGTTCACTGGCTGGATAAAGCACAGGAGGAGCGTCAGCTAACAATGGAGGAACACCAACTGAGGAAGGAGCTCAAGCTCAAAAGCTTAGGCTTATCATCCCTGGAAAGGACAATGATCAGGCTGCGTTCACGCATTAGCTATCTACGTGACGGTGATGCCAACACACACCTGTTCCATATGCAAGCCGGCCACCGCGCCAAGAAGAAGTTTATCACCAGGCTGCAGCACGGGGAACACACGGCTGTCACACATGAAGATAAAGAAACAATGCTGTTTCAGCACTTCAACAGCATTCTGAGCACTGCCTCTGACAGAACCGAGCTCATTGATCTCGCCGCTCTGAACATCCAGCCTGTTGATCTCCATCAGCTAGATTGTCCTTTCTCTGAAGCTGAAGTATGGGGCACCTTGAGATCACTCCCGAACGACAAAGCGCCCGGCCCAGACGGGTTCACGGTGGAGTTCTACAGAGTGGCGTGGCCGGTGATCAAAGAAGCTATTATGGCAGCGTTCAACGCGTTCTATAGGAACAGCTGTGCACACTTGCGCCGGCTCAATG GCAATGGGATTCAGTACAAGGTGGCGTGA
- the LOC117865641 gene encoding protein NRT1/ PTR FAMILY 4.6 has translation MAGEEVYVDWRGNAADEKRHGGIRATLFLYVLFMLRSCPSSSNFSVVAYFYGTLHLDIVTSSTVIGYLVGAVLISAALMNFISDAYIKRTTAIFVFGPCVILGYTLLALQAHFPSFHPEICEINKEPNNCEPAKGWNLTMLCLSLLLFAVGEGCMRSCIPSLGGDQFSNDDPKKSQLKSMFLIWLKFANSLGAIIGLAFLVWIENNLGWNIGFMICALIVLVGLLVAASGMPFYRMQKPTGSPLTRILEVLVVSSNKRQAIVDVIELQETGQAECIHKSGQISFCSATQVDETKAITRMLPIFISCLIIYLPFTLLMTLTIQVGSTMDKGAGIIQIPSASLIAIPTAFHMLMQPCYSRVLTPLLRTTTGHECKISPLQRIGAGSVCGTAAACIATLVEVKRLTVVEQHGLTSTGTGVPMSVFWLVIQFFLLSIMDAASFSGLIEFIKSEAPPAMKPIAPAVQSFLAGLAAWSSCAFVQLVNRATRGGDCSRGWLDGANFNRTRLDHFFLLLAAFELVALINYAFWARRYAMKQQRIGTVGLEDDN, from the exons ATGGCGGGTGAAGAAGTGTACGTGGATTGGAGAGGGAATGCAGCGGATGAGAAGAGGCATGGAGGCATCAGGGCAACACTCTTCCTCTACG TTTTGTTCATGCTGAGAAGTTGCCCTAGCAGCTCAAACTTCAGCGTGGTGGCCTATTTTTATGGGACGTTGCATCTGGATATTGTGACCTCATCAACTGTGATCGGCTACCTGGTTGGCGCCGTGTTGATATCTGCTGCTCTGATGAACTTCATCTCTGATGCATATATCAAGCGAACCACCGCTATATTTGTATTCGGCCCCTGTGTGATCCTG GGTTACACGTTACTAGCACTGCAAGCCCATTTTCCTTCATTTCATCCTGAAATTTGTGAGATAAACAAAGAACCAAACAACTGTGAGCCAGCTAAAGGTTGGAATTTGACAATGCTCTGCTTGAGCTTACTATTGTTCGCTGTTGGGGAGGGCTGCATGCGTTCTTGCATACCATCCCTTGGTGGAGATCAGTTCAGCAATGATGACCCAAAAAAATCACAGCTCAAGAGTATGTTCTTGATCTGGCTCAAGTTTGCAAATTCTCTTGGAGCAATAATTGGCTTGGCATTCTTGGTGTGGATCGAGAATAACTTGGGTTGGAACATTGGATTTATGATATGTGCTCTTATTGTTCTTGTAGGGCTGCTTGTGGCAGCCAGTGGAATGCCTTTCTATCGAATGCAGAAGCCTACTGGAAGTCCTCTAACTAGAATATTGGAG GTTCTCGTAGTTTCATCAAATAAGAGGCAAGCCATTGTAGATGTTATCGAGCTGCAAGAAACCGGTCAAGCAGAATGCATACACAAATCTGG CCAAATTTCATTTTGCAGCGCTACTCAAGTTGACGAAACAAAGGCCATCACCCGAATGCTTCCAATCTTTATCAGCTGCTTGATCATCTACTTGCCCTTCACGCTGCTGATGACATTAACCATACAAGTTGGCAGCACAATGGACAAAGGGGCAGGAATAATCCAGATACCTTCTGCCTCTCTTATAGCAATCCCAACAGCATTCCACATGCTGATGCAGCCATGCTACAGCCGAGTCTTGACACCGCTGCTGAGAACAACCACAGGCCATGAGTGTAAGATCAGCCCACTGCAGCGTATTGGTGCTGGTTCGGTTTGCGGGACTGCAGCGGCATGCATCGCCACATTGGTGGAAGTAAAAAGATTGACTGTTGTAGAGCAGCACGGGTTGACATCGACAGGTACGGGTGTGCCAATGTCTGTCTTCTGGCTGGTGATCCagttcttcctgctaagcatcATGGATGCAGCATCCTTCAGCGGATTGATAGAGTTCATCAAGAGTGAGGCGCCTCCAGCAATGAAGCCGATCGCACCAGCAGTGCAATCCTTTCTGGCTGGACTGGCTGCCTGGTCAAGTTGCGCCTTCGTTCAGCTCGTGAACAGGGCGACACGGGGTGGGGACTGCAGTAGAGGATGGCTGGACGGAGCAAACTTCAACAGAACACGCCTTGATCACTTCTTCCTGTTGCTGGCAGCCTTCGAGCTAGTGGCATTGATCAATTACGCTTTCTGGGCCAGGCGATACGCCATGAAGCAGCAACGCATCGGTACAGTTGGATTAGAGGATGACAACTGA